From Ignisphaera aggregans DSM 17230, the proteins below share one genomic window:
- a CDS encoding AAA ATPase (InterPro IPR003593~KEGG: smr:Smar_0618 AAA ATPase~SMART: AAA ATPase~SPTR: A3DM65 AAA ATPase), with protein sequence MLRSCNNELDEMLLRRASRIVFYGEAGSGKTNLILNILKCSVQSIDPSLSFIYISTEGSIVLNRFIRLGLNRQNLFFAMALDQSHIIEVLLQILHDMKYIRPIAIVVDSINHYYRIEALNNGNKKFLEILVLLDYFNDHDIYIISSAQVHIENGEEMISGIDIINLWADFIVEIKKDSKSTRILKFVKPNIAKSFRFVITDSGIVWV encoded by the coding sequence ATGCTAAGATCTTGTAATAATGAACTAGATGAGATGTTATTAAGAAGAGCCTCAAGAATAGTTTTTTATGGTGAAGCAGGTTCAGGCAAGACAAATTTAATACTTAATATATTGAAATGTAGCGTTCAAAGCATAGATCCCTCTCTAAGCTTTATATATATAAGTACTGAAGGATCCATAGTTTTAAATAGATTTATCAGGTTGGGACTAAATAGGCAGAATCTATTCTTTGCAATGGCCCTAGATCAATCACATATTATTGAGGTATTGCTACAAATTTTACATGACATGAAATATATAAGACCAATAGCAATAGTTGTTGATAGTATAAATCATTATTATAGAATTGAAGCACTAAATAATGGTAATAAGAAATTTCTTGAAATATTAGTACTTTTAGACTATTTTAATGATCATGATATATATATAATATCTTCAGCACAAGTACATATAGAGAATGGAGAGGAAATGATAAGTGGTATAGATATCATTAATTTATGGGCAGATTTCATAGTAGAGATTAAAAAGGATAGCAAGAGTACTAGAATACTAAAATTTGTCAAACCAAATATAGCAAAGAGCTTT